A genome region from Coleofasciculaceae cyanobacterium includes the following:
- the pyk gene encoding pyruvate kinase, with translation MPSPNNPRRTKIVATVGPATLKPDTLRQLIKAGATTLRINFSHGTQQDHQKAIRLIRQTAFELDQPVGILQDLQGPKIRLGKFAEGKIRLEKGDPYILTSRQVECNQDIGYISYTKLAQEVPEKATILLDDGKVEMKVERIDRANQDLHCRVVVGGDLSSNKGVNFPGVCLSVKALTQKDREDLMFGLDQGVDWIALSFVRNPQDILEIKDLISSAGKSIPIIAKIEKHEAIEQMDAILSLCDGVMVARGDLGVELPAEDVPILQKRLIATANRLGIPIITATQMLDSMVNNPRPTRAEVSDVANAILDGTDAVMLSNETAVGNYPVEAVEIMATIACRIEQEQQTNNFKRTKRSITHAISAAVGQIASQLDAAAIMTLTKTGATARNVSKFRPKTPILAITPHVYVSRRLQLVWGVKPLLVLDLSSATQTFQAAINVAQEKNWLSAGDLVVMTAGTLQGVAGSTDLIKVELVKAVLGEGSGIGQGAISGRARVANTAKDIHDFNPGEILVTPSTNAQFVDIIRQASGIITEEDNLTSHAAVIGLRLGIPVIVGFKNATEIIREGAILTVDAKRGVVYSGTVSHR, from the coding sequence ATGCCATCGCCAAATAACCCGCGTCGGACAAAAATTGTTGCCACAGTAGGGCCAGCTACACTGAAACCCGATACTCTACGCCAATTGATCAAGGCTGGAGCAACTACCTTGAGGATAAATTTTTCTCATGGTACGCAACAAGACCATCAAAAGGCGATTCGTTTAATTAGACAGACTGCTTTTGAATTAGATCAGCCAGTTGGTATTTTGCAGGATTTGCAAGGACCAAAAATTCGCTTGGGCAAGTTTGCCGAAGGAAAAATTAGGCTGGAAAAAGGCGATCCTTATATTCTTACTAGTCGCCAAGTTGAATGTAACCAAGACATCGGTTATATCAGCTACACCAAGCTGGCTCAAGAAGTGCCAGAAAAAGCGACGATCTTGCTAGATGATGGCAAGGTAGAAATGAAGGTAGAAAGAATAGATCGAGCTAATCAAGATCTTCACTGTAGAGTCGTGGTTGGCGGAGATCTTTCTAGCAATAAAGGAGTCAACTTTCCTGGTGTTTGTCTATCGGTCAAAGCACTAACGCAAAAAGATCGCGAAGATCTAATGTTTGGTTTAGACCAAGGTGTCGACTGGATTGCTCTGAGTTTTGTACGCAATCCACAAGATATTTTAGAAATTAAAGACTTAATTTCTAGTGCTGGTAAATCCATTCCCATAATCGCGAAGATTGAAAAGCATGAGGCGATCGAACAGATGGATGCTATTCTTTCTCTTTGTGATGGAGTAATGGTAGCGAGAGGGGATCTAGGAGTAGAGCTGCCTGCCGAAGACGTACCAATTTTACAAAAACGCCTAATTGCTACGGCTAATCGATTGGGCATACCAATTATCACAGCAACTCAAATGCTAGACAGTATGGTTAATAACCCTCGACCAACTCGCGCCGAAGTCTCTGATGTTGCTAACGCTATTTTGGATGGTACAGATGCGGTAATGCTATCTAATGAAACTGCGGTTGGTAATTATCCTGTAGAAGCAGTAGAAATTATGGCGACGATCGCCTGTCGGATCGAGCAGGAACAGCAAACTAATAATTTCAAACGAACTAAACGTTCGATTACCCACGCAATATCTGCTGCGGTGGGTCAAATTGCCTCTCAGCTAGACGCAGCAGCAATTATGACCTTGACTAAGACTGGGGCGACGGCTCGCAACGTCTCTAAATTTAGACCTAAAACGCCAATTTTAGCGATTACGCCTCACGTTTATGTGTCCCGTAGGTTACAGCTAGTTTGGGGAGTAAAGCCTCTGCTGGTTTTGGATCTCTCTTCAGCAACTCAAACCTTCCAAGCAGCAATCAATGTGGCACAAGAAAAAAATTGGCTGTCAGCAGGAGATCTAGTTGTGATGACCGCGGGGACACTTCAGGGTGTAGCTGGTTCAACCGATCTGATTAAAGTTGAATTAGTCAAGGCGGTTTTAGGCGAAGGTTCAGGAATCGGACAGGGAGCTATTAGCGGTAGAGCAAGAGTAGCCAATACTGCTAAAGATATTCATGACTTTAACCCTGGGGAAATTTTAGTCACTCCTTCGACTAATGCTCAATTTGTGGATATTATTCGCCAAGCATCAGGCATTATTACTGAAGAAGACAACCTGACTAGCCATGCCGCGGTTATTGGTTTGCGTCTCGGTATTCCTGTAATCGTTGGCTTTAAAAACGCGACTGAGATAATTCGAGAAGGAGCAATTTTAACCGTAGATGCCAAACGCGGAGTAGTTTATTCTGGTACAGTTAGTCACAGATAA
- a CDS encoding DNA-binding response regulator, whose protein sequence is MSLLILVAEDDPAIRLFVRDHLELNGYSVIVAENGQQALSMVGKYHPHLLISDIKMPHKDGYELIKSIRKLPQYRLLPVILLSERSATTERIRGYQAGCDMYLPKPFEMRELEAIIRNLLERSQMIHSELRFSQSDRLEQTETTPHESLESWNAAVDISQQELSNKLELTQREQEVLELLMKGRSNIEIGHRLHLSHRTIEKYVSSLLRKSERNNRIELIRYAMEYHLV, encoded by the coding sequence ATGTCTTTATTAATTTTGGTTGCTGAAGACGATCCAGCAATTCGCTTGTTTGTTAGGGATCATTTAGAATTAAATGGATATTCGGTTATTGTCGCAGAGAATGGTCAACAAGCTCTATCAATGGTAGGAAAATACCATCCTCATCTGCTAATTTCTGATATCAAAATGCCTCATAAAGATGGCTATGAATTGATTAAAAGTATTCGTAAATTGCCTCAATATCGTTTGTTGCCAGTGATTCTGTTAAGCGAGCGTAGTGCGACCACAGAGCGCATTCGTGGGTATCAGGCTGGATGCGATATGTATTTACCTAAACCTTTTGAAATGAGGGAATTGGAGGCAATTATTCGCAATTTGTTAGAGCGATCGCAAATGATCCACTCCGAACTAAGATTTTCGCAAAGCGATCGCCTTGAGCAGACCGAAACTACGCCCCACGAGTCCTTAGAATCATGGAATGCAGCAGTTGATATTAGTCAGCAAGAATTGTCTAACAAGCTGGAACTAACTCAGCGAGAACAAGAAGTCCTCGAACTATTAATGAAAGGACGTTCCAATATAGAAATTGGTCACCGGCTGCATCTGTCCCACCGTACTATCGAGAAATATGTCAGCAGCTTATTACGCAAGTCAGAGCGAAACAATCGTATTGAGCTAATTCGCTATGCGATGGAATACCATTTAGTTTAG
- a CDS encoding glucose-6-phosphate isomerase has translation MDNLTLWQRYQDWLYYTEDLGIYLDISRISFSDAQIEQLKPKFDKAFKDIEALEAGAIANPDENRMVGHYWLRDPDLAPTAELRQDIIDTNNSVIDFQQKIHSGEIHPPNGSKFTDILSIGIGGSALGPQFVAQALAPNQPPLKIHFIDNTDPAGIDKIIARIGDRLATTLVSVISKSGGTPETRNGMLEVKKVYQDHHLDFASHAFAITGKSSKLEAIAEREGWLAIFPMRDWVGGRTSELSPVGLVAAALQGIDIKAMLEGAKAMDALTRKHSLKENPAALLAMAWYCAGHGRGEKDMVILPYKDSLLLFSRYLQQLIMESLGKEKDLDGNVVSQGIAVYGNKGSTDQHAYVQQLREGVNNFFLTFIEVLEDRTGEYVEIEPDTTSGDYLKGFLLGTRTALNDKQRDSITITIPKVNERIVGALIALYERGVSIYASLVNINAYHQPGVEAGKKAAASVLEIQKKVVNTLRETSYPISLAELADRAKVNNEIETIYQIVRHLYANERGIVVQGNIGKPDTIRVSWQ, from the coding sequence ATGGACAATCTTACACTTTGGCAACGCTATCAAGACTGGCTTTATTACACCGAAGATTTAGGAATTTACTTAGATATTAGTCGTATCAGCTTTAGTGATGCTCAGATAGAACAGCTAAAACCAAAATTTGACAAAGCATTTAAAGATATTGAAGCTTTGGAAGCTGGAGCGATCGCCAATCCCGATGAAAATCGCATGGTAGGTCATTACTGGCTGCGCGATCCCGATCTTGCTCCAACTGCCGAACTCAGACAGGATATTATCGACACTAACAACAGCGTAATTGACTTTCAGCAAAAAATACATAGTGGCGAAATTCATCCTCCCAATGGTAGCAAGTTTACTGATATTCTCTCGATTGGGATTGGTGGATCGGCTTTGGGTCCTCAATTTGTGGCTCAGGCTTTAGCACCTAACCAACCTCCTCTCAAAATTCATTTTATTGATAATACTGACCCGGCGGGGATTGATAAAATTATTGCCAGGATTGGCGATCGCTTGGCAACAACTCTCGTCTCGGTTATTTCTAAGTCGGGTGGTACGCCAGAAACTCGTAACGGAATGCTAGAGGTCAAAAAAGTATATCAGGATCATCATCTAGATTTTGCGTCTCATGCCTTTGCCATCACAGGGAAAAGCAGTAAGTTAGAGGCGATCGCTGAACGAGAAGGCTGGCTGGCTATTTTTCCGATGCGAGATTGGGTTGGAGGACGCACTTCCGAATTATCTCCTGTAGGATTAGTGGCTGCTGCACTTCAGGGAATAGACATCAAGGCAATGCTCGAAGGCGCAAAAGCGATGGATGCCTTAACTCGCAAGCATAGTCTTAAAGAGAATCCTGCTGCACTCCTGGCAATGGCTTGGTATTGTGCAGGACATGGTAGAGGCGAAAAGGATATGGTAATTTTACCCTACAAAGATAGTCTGTTGCTGTTTAGTCGTTATCTCCAGCAGCTGATTATGGAATCTTTGGGCAAGGAAAAAGATCTCGATGGTAATGTGGTTAGTCAGGGTATTGCTGTTTATGGTAATAAAGGCTCTACGGATCAACACGCCTACGTCCAACAGTTAAGAGAAGGGGTTAATAATTTCTTTTTGACCTTTATTGAAGTACTAGAGGATCGAACAGGGGAATATGTGGAAATTGAGCCTGACACAACTTCTGGTGACTACCTCAAAGGATTTTTATTAGGCACTCGTACTGCACTAAATGATAAACAGCGAGATTCTATTACGATTACCATTCCTAAGGTTAATGAGCGTATAGTAGGTGCTTTGATTGCTCTTTATGAACGAGGAGTTAGCATTTATGCGTCTTTAGTTAATATCAACGCTTATCACCAGCCAGGGGTAGAAGCAGGGAAAAAAGCAGCAGCTTCAGTTCTAGAGATTCAAAAAAAGGTAGTGAATACTTTAAGAGAAACTTCTTATCCCATATCTCTGGCAGAATTGGCAGATCGAGCTAAGGTAAACAATGAGATAGAAACCATTTACCAAATTGTGCGACACCTCTACGCCAACGAGCGCGGTATTGTGGTTCAGGGCAATATTGGCAAGCCAGATACGATTAGGGTTTCTTGGCAGTAA